In Thunnus thynnus chromosome 13, fThuThy2.1, whole genome shotgun sequence, the following proteins share a genomic window:
- the prob1 gene encoding nuclear factor of activated T-cells 5, with translation MSSRQDGAGRGREFFLSAHRCPEVDLLPHHITETQNPPPCSVVPAVINSELTCTGQSEADYLDVSSCRHSEDEEKEEEEEESISDWSEEDLSLHFSPSVILPSDDEDFDLESDFECVDVTMETQVKGQQVEGLKIKMVPKRQIQLKKRDAENIDTDKQQMILKDGPAEGGGANSEVSANELLCPTIRHRPDLLLRQHSMPASFHPHSTTSSNVDSYSVYRGRVAAAGQGFHMGGNSAPRQRLQKSFSLDETKTKMASCIIKSVLSKKMQVEQSTSNSENHNNSTNCNTKTSHVQNTVQKNHKAPVLPSLQPAEQEGERDGGGGGKAAGVFKAPVHVVRDMRSLVKNTYSLSFRNNSSAPTTQPETNDKPATFKVIGQENSPPPSYQQAVGVKGHHQTKIASVYSSTSRGFVAKVAASLSQSQDRKESDRFNRPITQHRRGSEPIISRNKVDDDTWSAVLLDPPTKPPASSRLSEPSQSERAAGVSHSKPPPPSSTPSLVQGTQLPLSAQGQSSIMGVSSQSQPILHSCFHALPAFPATLHPHLGRVSYVQNPLNFSQLQLQSVPPQGPTLHLLQRSQSEDNSRPTGNTSYQLEGYKGLIKCCPPPSSTAGNQESNCNPVTVSATQEQQQQQHLQQQQQQQQQFLCNVQGFLPAQVGSDFLVDITGSAAAPGALFSGPAPSYHMMLDPKSGRCFYVDTPPQPQRKMLLDPETGQYIEVFLPAASSAPNAGVIAVCGANPAPTVLPVMQFQPPLAMSSLYAPPCLPFTLRTPSVNYTHTAP, from the exons ATGAGCAGCAGGCAGGATGGAGCAGGACGAGGGCGGGAGTTCTTCCTCAGTGCTCACCGCTGCCCTGAAGTCGACCTGCTGCCGCATCACATCACTGAGACACAAAACCCTCCGCCTTGTTCAGTAGTTCCTGCTGTGATAAACTCTGAGCTCACCTGTACAGGTCAGTCTGAGGCCGATTACCTGGACGTCTCCTCCTGCCGTCACTCCgaggatgaggagaaggaggaggaagaagaggagagcatCAGCGACTGGTCGGAGGAGGatctctctctccacttctctccatctgtcatCCTCCCATCAGACGACGAAGACTTTGATTTGGAGAGTGACTTCGAATGTGTTGATGTTACCATGGAGACTCAG gtcaaaggtcagcaggTGGAGGGGTTAAAGATAAAGATGGTTCCCAAACGTCAGATCCAACTGAAGAAGAGAGATGCCGAGAACATTGATACAGACAAACAACAG ATGATACTGAAGGATGGACCTGCTGAAGGGGGAGGAGCTAACAGTGAGGTCTCAGCCAATGAGCTGCTCTGTCCCACTATCCGACACCGCCCTGATCTGTTGCTACGCCAACACAGCATGCCTGCTTCCTTCCATCCACACTCGACGACCAGCAGTAACGTCGACAGCTACAGTGTCTACAGAGGTCGGGTTGCTGCAGCCGGCCAAG GGTTTCATATGGGAGGAAACTCTGCACCAAGACAACGACTCCAAAAGTCCTTCTCTTTGGATGAAACTAAAACCAAGATGGCATCATGCATCATCAAGAGTGTCCTGTCCAAGAAGATGCAGGTAGAGCAGAGCACCTCCAACTCAGAGAATCACAACAACTCTACAAACTGCAACACAAAAACCTCTCATGTGCAGAATACCGTACAGAAGAACCACAAAGCTCCGGTCCTCCCCAGCCTCCAGCCTGCGGAgcaggagggggagagggacgggggaggaggaggtaaGGCTGCTGGTGTGTTTAAGGCTCCAGTTCATGTGGTGAGAGACATGAGAAGTTTAGTTAAAAACACCTACAGCCTCTCGTTCAGGAACAACAGCTCAGCTCCAACAACACAACCTGAGACCAACGACAAGCCAGCAACCTTCAAGGTGATTGGTCAGGAGAACAGTCCCCCTCCCAGCTACCAGCAGGCTGTAGGGGTTAAAGGTCACCATCAAACAAAAATTGCCTCAGTTTACAGCAGCACCTCCAGAGGATTTGTGGCCAAGGTCGCTGCatctctcagccaatcacaggacagGAAAGAGAGCGACAGATTCAATCGTCCAATCACACAGCACAGACGAGGCAGCGAGCCAATCATAAGCAGAAACAAAGTGGATGATGACACCTGGTCTGCCGTGTTGTTAGACCCACCCACCAAACCACCTGCTAGCAGCAGGCTATCAGagcccagccaatcagagagagCTGCAGGTGTGAGTCACAGCAAgcctcctccaccctcctccacccccagCCTCGTTCAGGGGACCCAGCTGCCGCTCTCTGCCCAGGGACAGAGCTCCATCATGGGTGTATCCTCTCAGTCCCAGCCCATCCTCCACTCCTGCTTCCACGCCCTGCCTGCCTTCCCCGCCACCCTGCACCCTCACCTGGGGAGAGTCAGCTACGTCCAGAACCCTCTGAACTTCTCTCAGCTGCAGCTCCAGAGTGTTCCCCCACAAGGTCCCACCCTCCACCTGCTGCAGAGGTCCCAGTCTGAGGACAACAGCAGGCCAACTGGAAACACATCCTACCAACTGGAGGGATATAAAGGTCTCATCAAGTGCTGCCCCCCTCCCAGCAGCACTGCAGGCAACCAGGAGAGCAACTGCAACCCAGTGACTGTATCTGCAACAcaagagcagcagcaacaacaacaccttcagcagcagcaacaacagcagcagcagtttctgtGTAACGTTCAGGGTTTCCTACCTGCACAGGTAGGTAGCGACTTCCTTGTTGACATTACTGGTTCTGCTGCAGCACCTGGAGCCCTGTTCAGTGGCCCCGCCCCCTCCTATCATATGATGTTAGATCCTAAAAGTGGGCGATGCTTCTATGTGGATACGCCTCCACAGCCACAGAGGAAGATGCTGCTGGATCCAGAAACCGGTCAGTACATCGAGGTCTTCCTACCTGCAGCCAGCTCCGCTCCCAACGCCGGCGTCATTGCAGTGTGCGGCGCTAATCCCGCCCCCACTGTCCTCCCGGTGATGCAGTTCCAGCCGCCGCTGGCCATGTCCTCCCTGTATGCCCCGCCCTGCCTGCCCTTCACCCTGCGCACGCCATCAGTTAACTACACTCATACTGCaccatga